The DNA sequence TACTTCTCGTCTCTTACTAACTGTGAACGAGTCTATTTTGCCAAAGTAAGGATTAGAAAGTACACTCACCGTTTTCTTTGCTCTTAGTACTTGTATTTGGTTACTTGATGAGCGTCTGCTCCGCGTTGGGTCGGTTGCTCGCACTCACCCATGGCTGTGAGCTCACGCTTGCCCTCTGGCTTGTGGATGCCACTCAGGTAGATGTAGATCCTCTCAAAGTCCACCGTGCAGTCTGCGGGGACGGCGGTCCGACCGACGGCACCGGCGTCGCTCCGTGGCCCGTCGAGCCGCGGCGGGTGGCAGTTCTTGAGCGCGCGAGGCTCCGTGGACGCCACGGTCCACATCTGCCGACAACACAACTTTGATGAGCTACGCGGACATTCACTGAGGGTCATTTGGCTCGCGGCACCTGAGAGAAGGCCTTGGAAAGCGGACCGTCGAGGCTCCCGGACACAGCCCGGGCCAAATGGGTCCACGCCTGAAtgggcgccgccgccgccttctctgCCGCCATTCTGCTCTTCAGCTGAAAGGTGGCGCAAGCAATCACCTTGTTCTGGAGGCGTTCCACCACCGACTGGATCTACAAAGACCGAGGTCGTGTTGGGGCCTTCCCAAAACATTCAACAGAGCGCCGTACCCGTGTGTCGGATGTTGACGGACAGCGGTTATTTTTTGGTGACACTTCTTTGATCTGTTGTTTGAAGGATTATCATCTCTCCCTGTTCCTCGGGACCTGCGTTTTCCCTCGCTGCTTTGTTGCTCGCGCTCCGCCTCGGCACGGTTCCTCGTTGGACCGCTAGACAGCTGTGGTGCTGTATATTCTTGTCTCTCAGGTGTGATCTCTGTCCGCCCTGCCTGATGTTACTTACCTCTTTTTCTCCTCCAAGTGATCGTCGGCAGCAAACACGGCACCTTTCTCTCCCTCGCGCACTCTCGGGTCATCTCGAGGCTTTGGTTTTCCGTGTGGTTCAGTTGGTCTTGTAATATGTGAGGAGTGTGCTTCGAGTCCTGCTCCGTGTGTAAAGTGCCCTGAGCAACTTTAATTGCGATCTggcacaaaataaatacaactctGTAGAACGATTAGTGCCCCATTTTGTCGTGCTGTTTGTACGTGGAGTTGTCCCTATATCGTGGCCTCCGTGTGTCCCATACATTGCATTGTTTTGCGCCCACACAGGATATTGATCTAacgcagtggttctcaaccttGTTGGACCTTGTTTCATCTGGAGTtcacggaacccttcctaatttgaaaaataaaatattgatttcaaattaaaaactggTATCTAATGTATTgtttgtgtagattctcagtcaatccaggtcatgcacaaaatgaaccacgcatcagttgcacacaaaatcattgttaaaagaacaaaacctgaatttcacccaaaaaaaacccctcaattcaatgaaaatgtactgGAAGTGAATgggaattttgctgttgccattgCCCTTGGTAAGTGCCACTCATGTCGGAGGAACGGACTACGTTGAGAAAAGTCACAACAAGATTCTTGATTTGTACGATCCTCGAAAAGGCTTCATAGCTAAATGTTTTGGGCTCTTTATTATTGGATGCGCTGTCTGATGCCACAGCAATGCTACTCAACTCAAGTGTATcgttgaaatgttgttaaatcaagatagtttaaaaacaaagcatttcaactcGAGGTGCAGCGCCGCAATGGTAAACGCCCACCTTGACGCAGCGTTGCGTTTGGAACGGCATTCAAAATGCAGTCtaaaaaggcttttacggatACATGCACACGCGGTGTGTGTCGAGTCCTCCGttgaacccaggttaagaaccaccgATCTAACGTGGCGGGGGTATTGTCTGATTTTCTGCTTGTGACAAATTCGTGAGTTGAGGCGCCAAAATCTTGTGCAAATGCCGTCTTCATTTACACACGTCTTTGGGAAGGCCCTCCGGCCGACGTTGCAACTATGCAAGAGCAATGACGTCATTAACGGCGCCCGAGAAGTGTTGCGGAGCTTTTGATCAGGTCACTGATGACGCCACTAAAAAGTCCACTTTCTACAAATCCCTACACCGTTATTAGGGAGTAGAAAATGAGTGACTGCTTTCCAAAACAAGGCACCGCGCAGTCCGGAGGAGGACTGCGGGCACGTGCCGGCACGTTTGAACATTGGATCATGGCGTACCTCAGAAACGGAGCGAGAAGGCACAGCCTGCTTGAGTAAGCAGTAGTCGACGTTCGCTAACGAGCCGCTCTGCCTCCTCAGGGCGTGCAGCAGCATCATTTGTTCCTTTCGGGACCAGGCGCAGGCTCGCTTGGCTTCGGGAGAGTGCACGTTCCGAACCGGTTTGTTGCGCGTGCGCGGCGGCGGCTTCATTTCGGCTGGACCGGGCTCAAGGATGCAAAATTGCAAGTCGAGTCGACGAGTGAGCCACGGACTTCCGCTGGAGGAGAGTTCGCCGTGACGTCCGCACGCGCACTTCCGGTGGACAAAGGCCACCGATGTCAATAGAGGATGAACATACTGAAACGGCATGTACAACAGTTTATATCTTGGCACTGAACacttctttttaggaatgtgTAATTTCAATATTTGGTCTTTTTATTAAATGAAGGCTGCAGACAAAAGCAACAGTCACAGGTTGAACAGTCTCAATAATGCTCTCAATTTTTTACCACATGtccgcgacccacttttgggtcgcATCTCACTGTACAACATAGTAGTAATAATGATAAGGTTAGGTTCGGGTCATCAGGGAAGAGGGAGAATAGACGAGAGCACACGAACAGAAAACGAAGGGGTAGAATCGGGATTGGCACCTGGAATGCTTGTGTTCAAACTGCAGTGAGTAGCTAAACTGGAAGTCTGCATGAAAACAACCGAGCCGTCACGTTAATATGACGTAGCCTACTCCGAGCCCCCAACGCGTTATTACGATTCCCGCAtatgctccaatattactggctccaggacacgcgccgctgcactatgattggctgctgtacccctgtagaacacgccctactgcttccagtcGGGAAAAGATGTATATGTAGCGGCGttaatgtttcccactaacTCTAACCTATTTTATGTCGTACAAATGTGATTAATGTTTGGGACGCATTAACtctaaccttttttttatttcgtacaaatgtgatGCATGTATGGGACGGTCATCGCGTTACATCTGCGTACTCTGCCCTCCCCGTGACGAAGGAGCCAATCGTGTCCTGCCTAGATTCCCGAGTGGGAATCCGAATAACGCCTCCCCATCGTGTgattctaaaacattttttattattttttgaagcACAGCTGTTGGCGGGAAAGAGATGGATTAGTCAGAAgttattgtatgattatttaCTGGTACAGAAACACAAAGTAATATGTTTAGCTAGCTTTTTACAAACGGGAGACAAGTTGCCAGGCACAGCCGGCGCCCATTGCTGGGTAAAATGTGTCCTTTATGTACGTCATTTTCGGAGCACTTCGCCAGTCGCCCAATAGTGAAAAGTACAGCAacatgttagaggagctgatagGCTAAATTTTCCATTATTTGTCGTTTTTTCTTGATCCTATGTGCTGTGTACCCCTGTCCACTTGTGTTTTATATCGTACTACCATAATTAATGTGAAACATTCTGTTAATTGTGCAACTTCAGTCCAATAAGTTTTCATACAGTTTCTTGAAACTGTTTACCGTTTCCGTCGGTAAATACGTCATTTCCTGGCAAGATGGCGGCCCTGAGGAACGGTTTGACTCCAGCTTGTCTTGCGGGACGCTTCCTCATCAGGCAAAGTGCAAAACCCAACGGGGGCGGGCAGCCTTGTTGCGACTTTTGGAAGCACGTACGTGTCACTGGCACTTCGACttgatgttgttttatttcCGGAAGTG is a window from the Phycodurus eques isolate BA_2022a chromosome 23, UOR_Pequ_1.1, whole genome shotgun sequence genome containing:
- the snapc2 gene encoding snRNA-activating protein complex subunit 2, whose amino-acid sequence is MKPPPRTRNKPVRNVHSPEAKRACAWSRKEQMMLLHALRRQSGSLANVDYCLLKQAVPSRSVSEIQSVVERLQNKVIACATFQLKSRMAAEKAAAAPIQAWTHLARAVSGSLDGPLSKAFSQMWTVASTEPRALKNCHPPRLDGPRSDAGAVGRTAVPADCTVDFERIYIYLSGIHKPEGKRELTAMESAVVLDLVMSLPEELGLLRCQSLCRHLIQGYQDLSEAKGSENAQKVLTELKRQRRGSDQEPRRDDADADANVAGQTSGSGEPTWTGLCPPLNPFMIPLELLRRR